TCACAAAGTGTTTGGCAGAAGTTCAGCCTTCGAGTTATGCTATAAATTGGGGTTTAAGCGTGGATTTTGCAaccatgttttatttttctttaaatttcatGAATGAGATCTATGATGCTTGGTTTGAAGTTGGAATAATTGCTTTTACGAAAAATTTTCCGGAAAAGGGGATGCTTTGTTTGAAAGCTTTTTAATGAAGTATCTAACCAGAAAATTTCATAAGCATGCAAcgcaattcaaaataaatttgagaACATGATTATCTGCTGTAAGTTTTGAGGATTCAACCTAAAAGAGAATAACTAAAGCTATATAGAGGATTTCGAAAGCTTTTAATTTAAGTATCTAACCGGAAAATTTCATTAGCAtacaacaaaattcaaaataatttttgagaACATGATTATTTGCTGTAGGTTTTGATGAGTCATCCTACTTTAAAAGAGAATAACTTAAGCTATACAAGTGATTTTGAAGTGGAAACAACTTTAATTGGAAGCTTACATTCAGTTCTTTGATcctgaaaattttcaaaatgtctTGATAGCTATAGAATTCCCTGTAACTTCGTGTAATTACTTTTTCTGTTCTGTATTTTGATCAGTCTACTTTAAAGGATCACTNCTTTGGTAAAGGAACTCAAATTTGTGTGATCCTGAACTTGTTGGAAAGCTTAGAAAATTTAGCTTCTTGTGGTAAAATCTTAAATACGATCCATTTCAATTCAGTTCCACGATAGGAGCGGAGTAGTTTAGTAaggcttttatttatttttctatattttagaatttacaTGTCATAGGACGTattgattcttatattttaaaatttgcatgCGGTAGTCTATGATATACAATTATCAGTTTTTCTATTCAATTTGTATTGAGAATAGTGCACTGGCAAAGTTTTTGTGCCGTAGTAACAAAGTGAATAGATATGGTATGAGGTTGTTGAGATGTGATACATTGAATACATCACTTGTTATTGTCTAGGATTTGTTTGATTGCAATTTTTCACGGGGTCTATGTTAGAACACCTGCTTTTGCTGAAATAGGGACAATGCCTTACCATGGTGAGAAAATAAATACTCTATGCGCTCATAGTATATATATGTAAGCCACTGGGTGAACGGATCCTTTAGAAAACCNTTGGGTGAATGGATCCCTGACTTCATTCTGAAATACAGGGTTAACGGNCCCTAGATTATGATAAGCATGTTATGCTTGATAGGTTGAGCTTGACAGGACACATAATTTGGTCAGTTGAGCTTGGCAATTGAGGCATGACCCTATATCTATTACTTTGTCTGTGGTTAATCTCTCTTATTATGGTGTATATAATTATACATGTATGGTGGTATTATTGATGGTTTGGATTTTGCTAAATTATAACGAGAAGTGAGAACATAGCTAGAATTTTTCATAATATCGAGTTTTTAtgagaaatagaaaaatgtataattatttaaatgattacaTGTATTAGAGTATTTTGGGCTGACCTCGCTGTGTCTTAGTAGACTCCCTTTTCTATTAAGGATGTGAAGAATGTTTTATCattccaattttatttataaaaagattataataGTTTTCTTAACTCTTTTGTTTTAACTTGCTATAAATTTgatatgattgattttgttttcaacaCTTGATATCATGGAGTAGGTTATTATCAACTTTGGGAAAGTCTCGTGTAAAATGGGTGGAAATAAGGTTTAGATTTACTCTAATCTATTCTAGTCATGGACACTGGATCTGGGTCATGATAATAATGGAGAAATAAGAAGAAAGGATTCATCAGCATTAAAGTCTCGTGTGcataacttatatatttttcataaaccgAGCCCTCTCATGGATTTGTCTTAATGATAACCATTCTACTTTCAAGATTTACATGGAGTTttggaatgaaatttgtttgtGGAATAATTATGAACATGGATTCCAGCTATATTGATTTTTAGGTCCTATTGCTTTACTCATGGATGACTTTTTTTCACTGATGTCTGATGTATTTGACATGAGTTTTTCTGATACGTGTATTGATGTTGAACTCAGTTTTGTTCATGTTGATGCTACCTGCATGTAGGTTTCTAGTTGCTTCGGTTATTCCTCTGGGTGGTGGAGTCTGTGTgtttaaaaaaagtattgacAATTCAAGATGCCAAAGGAGAGAAGGGATAGGTCTTTGTCGCATGAAAGTAGCAGAGCATCACCTTACCCGAGCAGCTCTAGTTGTGTTGGAAGGTCTGCTCTTAGAGAGTCAGAGGAAAACGTTAAAGAATGGGAAGATGCTAGGTGTCCAGTGTGCATGGAACACCCTCACAATGCTGTTCTCCTCATATGTTCATCCCATGAGAAAGGTTGTCGTCCTTACATGTGTAACACTAGCTATCGCCACTCAAACTGTCTTGATCAGTTCCGCAAGTCATTTGCTGACACCACATCAACCATTGCTCAAgtagaaaatcaaatttctaaCGCCGTCGATAGTATAATTGATGTGCCAGAAGACAGAAATGAGGAGGGGACTGTCCAAAGTGCAATTAATGTACCGGAAGACATAAGTGAGGTGACTGTCCAAAGTAGAATTGATGTGCCAGAAGACAGAAGTGAGGGTTTGGTTACAATGCAAGCCTTATCCTGTGACAATGAGGCAAAGTCCAAGTTAGTATGCCCTCTATGTAGAGGGCAAATAAAAGAGTGGAAAGTAGTGGAGGCGGCTCgacattttatgaatgaaaaatcAAGGAGTTGTTCTTGTGAGACTTGCAACTTCAGTGGCACATACCCAGATCTTAGAAAGCATGCAAGACTTGAACATCCTCTAGAGCGCCCATCTGCAGTAGACCCAGAACGTCAGCGTAACTGGAGGAGGTTAGAGCGCCAAAGGGATCTAGGCGACCTCCTTAGCACACTTCAAACTTCATTTGGGGTTGATGATCCCATAGATGATGGTGGTCTGCTAGCTGTGTTTTTCCTCATTCTTCAACCTGCTTCTGTGTCCAGGGGCACCACACTCCAGATGCGAATAAGAAGACCGGCGACACTCTGGGGGGAAAATTATGATGGACAGTCTGGATCTGATGATGCAAACGAATCTTCAGATGGAGGCTCTGATAATAGACCTCATCGTGGTCGGGGACAGCGGACTCCTCCGCCGTGACTTGCAAATCATTGATACTGGCTTGCTCTTCTCTCACCCTTTTCTGCCTTTCCAGATGCTCATGAATACACATCGGATATTGATTGTTTATcagtatatttaatatttctgcCATACTTCCCAGGGATTCTGAACGATCGagcttgaaataaaatttaccGTTGTGCCAGTGCCTCCTTTCTTTATTAGCTCATCttgcttctttcttctttcttcttgctTCTTGCTGCATGCAAGgctaaaaaagaagagaaaaacataGTGAGGTGTGAAGTGGAACCTGGCTATTAAGTCTGAGCAGGAACAAGTTTGTTTAGTTCAATGGCTGGCTTTCTAGAGTGTCAGAAGATGATTTCagtgagtattttttttttct
The sequence above is drawn from the Vigna radiata var. radiata cultivar VC1973A chromosome 3, Vradiata_ver6, whole genome shotgun sequence genome and encodes:
- the LOC106757757 gene encoding uncharacterized protein LOC106757757 is translated as MPKERRDRSLSHESSRASPYPSSSSCVGRSALRESEENVKEWEDARCPVCMEHPHNAVLLICSSHEKGCRPYMCNTSYRHSNCLDQFRKSFADTTSTIAQVENQISNAVDSIIDVPEDRNEEGTVQSAINVPEDISEVTVQSRIDVPEDRSEGLVTMQALSCDNEAKSKLVCPLCRGQIKEWKVVEAARHFMNEKSRSCSCETCNFSGTYPDLRKHARLEHPLERPSAVDPERQRNWRRLERQRDLGDLLSTLQTSFGVDDPIDDGGLLAVFFLILQPASVSRGTTLQMRIRRPATLWGENYDGQSGSDDANESSDGGSDNRPHRGRGQRTPPP